Part of the Leishmania infantum JPCM5 genome chromosome 34 genome, ATGCTGAGAGGTGGTCCTCGATCCTTGCGAGGCTGTGATCGTGGCATGTCTTCCCTTCTTCGCCCCTCTGTAGTCTcggcgccccctccccccccctcccctctctctctgcggcCCCTTTGCAGTCTTACTCCATGTTGATGAGGAGATGTGCAACTGGAGCAGGAGGACGAAGACGTACGGGAGGGCAGCGCACGGTGACGCGGTAAAAGACCCGACGAAAAGATAGCTTAGTCTGTTGATCGGTCGTCGCCCCTGTGAGGTGTCACTGGAGCTACTCTCTGGCGCTCATAGTTTCTGGCTGCTTTCCTTGCCCCGCTCCCTCTTTGGGTCACTCCAGTACCTCCTCCCGCCTCCTCACGTGGTGATGATGCCACGTTTGTGTGGGGTGCAGGTTTGCTTGCACTCCCAGGGGGAGGGATAGCCTGTGCTTCCTTTCTCGACTTGCGTCTTCGtgtggctgcggtggtgtCATATGTCTTTTACTGTGTGGTTGGCCCAGTGCGAATCGGGGTGGAGAGGCCTCAAATCGTTACACGGGGCCCCCTTCTATCCTCTCCTTCACTGCGTCGCGCATCCaggcgagaggagggggtcaTCTCACTGCGGCACTCCATacgaaacaaacaaaaacatGAATGCACACGTGACTGAGAGTTGTGTGCTGTGTCGCTGCTTTGGTAGCCTTGGCGGACGTCGTCATTACATCGGCGCTCGCTCATACTTAGGAGAGACAGACcggcgctgtgtgtgcgcatttGTGGTCGACCCACCTCTCCATCCATCTGCCTCTCTTGTTGAAAAATACTGCTGCCTTGGGCAGAGCCCCTTCTGGTGTGCCACGGCAAGTTGGTGCACGGCTCTGCTCCCCTGAGCGCCCAACGCGtcacgcctcctcccctctctcgcaaAGGCAGCCATGGAttatgtctctctctctcgttacTTCCACCTTCGTCTGCAATCATCGCCCTCTGCTAGTGTGTGGATCAATGGCGTGCATCGGCTGCCAGTAGCCACCGGTGCGAGCGCTCTTTTCTCTTGCGTTAGGGATTCTTTGTAGGTTTGTGCTACGGCCGTTGCGATCACGACAGCAGCCCACACACAGCTACCGCGGCTCTCTCCCGCTTactcatcctcctctctcggTGCATAAGCGGTGCGCCTGTGGGCACTGCAATAGATTCCGTGTGTGAGACTCTTCCTTGTGTCGCGAGCTCCTCTTTCGCTTCCTTTTTGCCCAGActgtgctgcagcgttgAAGCGTGCTCGTGTGGTGTGCCGCTTGCTTGTTTGCTTCCCTGAACGGGTGTCGTCTACCACGCCTCCATCGTGATCGGTAacgtgtgcacgcacacgtgaaCACAGGCAGTTAGCCGCCGCGCGGACCTCTCGGTTTGCCCACCACAGCTACAAAAATGGATGTGATTCCGCCTGAGTACGACCCGGTGACTCGAGAGCGCGTGTATCGGCAGGAGTGGCTCGAATACTTTCACTACATCGGCTTTGAGGCAGCGATACGTGATTACCCGGCTGAGTACCGCGCCCTCTTCCCTCGTGGACATCACAAGCCGCCAGCcatgccgcctccgctgcccgTCGGAGGTACGAAGTCTCAGAAGGCATCCAcctccgcgacggcggcaaaCATGTTCATTGCCGATGATGATGACAAGGAGGTCGGTAAGGGCAGTGAAACCGAAGATGACTGGTCCTCGCTCATCTCTTCATCGTCGTCTTCCGCAgcctcgacgccgcgcgATGCACCCCGTGAGGACGCGCGAGCCGAAAATGTCGAGCGGACGGCTCGCGACGAGCGCAGCAGTCGCCGGCAGACGTCGAGCCGCCACGATGACCGCCATCACTCAAGCCGACGCCACCGCGACCGAGACAGTGAtgagcgtcggcggcgacaccatagcgacgaggaggagcggcggcatcggcaccggcaccacaGTTCTCGAGGAAGCGATTATCAccacagcaccagcagcggcacgagccgccgccgcaggcgctCTGGTGACCGAGATAACCGTGAAGATCGTCGCTCGTCACGCGTGTACAGCAGCGAGGAAAGTAGTCGCCGCTATCGCCGAGAGACGACCAGCGGTAGCTCGCGTACTCATGCCTACGAGGACCGTCGTGAGGATGCGCTACGCCGTCGCGATAACGCATATAGGCGCTAGCGACACCAGTTTCTCACGGGTTGTTTGTTTCGCTTGTGTTCCTAAGCGGGCAGTCCTGTCATAACCGAGAAGATCGCAGCATGGGCGGACAACCACGCGAGCAGCAAGtgcgctcttctctgccccccccctcgcgcTTTAGATTTGCTTGCTCGTCACACACACTCCCCTACCTTCCGCGCCCGACTAATCCTCCGCGAAGACACGGCTGGatgctttttttttagcCATTATAGTTTCTGTTACTCACGATgggcacgtgtgtgtgtggcatgTGGCGCCTCCttgaaaagaaagaggagacgGAGACAGCGTTGGAGGTAAGCTGGTgtggcgcatgcacacccCCCCCCGTTCTGCAGCAAAGAGCGCGAAATACGCTTGAAAGTATCGATACCTGTCAACCTTCTGTTCAGCTTTTCGTGATGCGCCAACTGGAGCAGACGCGCCATTAAGCAAACCAGTACAGAGCTCGTTTCTGATGAGAGGACATGCACCATGCGCGCCGCGCAGGAGTGCCGCAACACTATTCCATCTTCGTGGCTACCTTCTTCCCTTTCATGAGGATAATCTGCCTTTCTACTCGGCGAGCAACGGGCAGTCCTCTTTGAAAACCACGTGAGAGCACGTCTCTTTTCGGCGTACGCCGCTGAGAAAAGCTCATCGTCCTCAGCCTTCTCACCCTTGCggcttcctcttccctccgCCATCGTCCGTGCGCCCGCCTTCATTTCTAGCGGTACCGCATCGTCCTTTTAGCAACGTGCTCGTGCCTTCTttgtgtgtatctgtgtgtcTGAAGTGTCTCACTGCTGTGCCGAAGACGTGCCTTGGACAGAGAACGCTGACGACCAACTCTCgctcgcccctcctccgtgccTCCTTGCCTCCCTCCACAAACCAGCAGGTGGGTGCTCCAGCACCTGCGGTAAGTTTTGGACTCCCACGAGTCCGTCATTATCATATTCCACGGATCCCACACCCATAAGGGTCCCTCACTCACGCGATAGGAACTATGTCGGAGAGGGAtatggtgtgtgtgtggcttcGGCCTTCACGGTGCAGAGGGGGCGCTGCTTCCGTTGAGTTCCGACGGGCTGGTGCCGGAGCAGTCGCTGAGCACGGGCTTTTCGTGTATGGCCAAGCCTCGCGCCGCCTCACGTCTGCGGCGCTCCAGGCGGATTACGCCGGCTCTCGCTTGCACACCATGAGCTTCAACGATTTGGGAAAAGGCGGAAGTCCTGCGCACGTGGAGATTCTGATCGCGGATGGTTCCAATcatgatgctgctgcgggaggtggtgcaggtgTCCGAGGAGTGCACCCATCGCCTCGAGGGCCCCGCACGCGCCCGCTGCCGGGAGACGAAGCGggtgctggtgtggggagagTGGCGGCGGGTCTGGGAGAACACGGATGCTGCCGTCTCTGAGGAACTCCATCGCGGACCGGCACACCCACGGAGGAGGATCCGCGGCCGCGCTTCCGTCTCTCCCCTTCCGTGCTCGACCTGTGGCATGCACGCAAGGCGTCGCCGCAGGGCGGAAACAGCGTGTGCCGGTTCATTCTAGtggcggcatcgacggccGAGCGGACAGATGCGCCGCAGGTGCGCTGCTGGATGTAAGAGACCTGCTCGGCAGACACCTCCCGCTGCTTTCGCTACTCGGCGGCCTCATGCTCCCGCAACgacggcgagcagctgcaggtggcACTTCATCTGGGGACTGACTCGTTGGCGTGCCTCGTGCAGCGGGCGAGCCACTACCGGCGCCACTTCATGCCGCTGCGGGaactgctgcgtgcgcgaccCGACCGGCGTGCCGGCCCCACAGAGCCCGGCGATCGTGTCGGAGGAAGGTGGCGCAGTGCTCAGGGCGGCCGACATGATtgagcgctgcagctgccgcagctgcgtggcCGGCTGCGTCCACTCCGTGATGGGTGAGAAAGAGGGTCTGATGAGGAGGCGGCTCATGCTGTGGCCGGGGAGGGATACATGGCTGGTGTCTATCTGGACTGCTCGCCGTGGCTCTGCGTGCTGTGCAACGTTGGTGGAGTGGCGGACCGGAAAGCGTTACGCCCTGAAGCGATGCAAGCGGTGGCAGCACGATTGGCTGGTGGCCCCCCCCCTGCAACGCCGCGCGACATGCCAGGGATGTGTGAGTCGATGTGTGGGCAGGCCGTATGCAGATTGCAGGCACGTGTCGTGCCGTAAAGCAGGCAGCGGGGCCGGTGATTCAGGCGGCATGCCGGTTGAAGGTCACTGTCAACCGTGACGAAGCTGAGGTCGCcccacctcccctcctcctcaggcATGCGTTTGCAAGGGTTGTTCACGACAGCGAGCGGGCGATGTGTGTAATGGAGGAAAACCTATCGGggagcggcgcgcggcgtcAGCTAGGCACGTGGCAATGGAATGGCCCGAGCGTTCTTGCGATGTCTGCGGCTCAGGGCCGGAGTCGTCGTGATGGCTCCTGCTCAAGGAGTGTGATGGTTTCTCGCAGGGGCGGGGCGGCTGTCCTGCAATGCATCGCGTTTTATTGCTGGGTGGACGATCGCTGGCCGCTCTGTCCTTGGAGCGCCCAGGGTGCGTTGGACATGCGGCACAGGTGGGCCGCAGCGAGcatgcgacggcgcagcaggccgccAACAATGACCGGTACAGTGTACGGCCTCTGCACCGACGCGACATTGGGCAGACGGGGAGCCGCGTGCATGAAGCGGGCGGCAGAGCAAGCCGGCTTCACGGGCATGCGATGAGGACACAGCCCCGCCGACCGCGTAGGTGCGGAAGCGCACCGAGAGGTGCCTTCGCGCTCTTTGTGTGGAACTGCAAGGGCCGCCTGATGCATCGGCGCACCGAAACAAGGAGCTCTCCGTCAAGCCGGTGGAAGGTGTGCCGCGACGctgtggcgctggcgtgtgcgacCGTCGCCTGTGCCATCTCACCATGGTGGGGTGACATCGAGCCGCTCAGCATGAGTCCCGCTGGggtgcggcgcctcggcTTGCGCATGGTCCCCGTGCTCCGCCGCGAGCAGGCATTCGCGTAGACGCCGCACACTACCGACCCTGCTAGCCTCCACCACTTGGTCGTCATATCACTGCAACGgagggcgccgccgcggaggagctcTTTACCGCGGTGCATGAATGTCGCGTCACGGCGGAAAAGCGCGCGGATGAGAACCTGCTGAGGTccgtgcggcagccgcaggcgACGTGTGCCGGCCGCCCGCAGCCTCGTTCCCCGCCGCCGGAGAGCGCCTGCGCTGAGGAGTGCGGCACTGGAGGGCGGTGTGCTGCTCATATGCGGCGAGCTTCGTTTCGTTCCCGTTTCGCggtgcagagctgctgcggtNNNNNNNNNNNNNNNNNNNNNNNNNNNNNNNNNNNNNNNNNNNNNNNNNNNNNNNNNNNNNNNNNNNNNNNNNNNNNNNNNNNNNNNNNNNNNNNNNNNNNTTTCACGCGTACATAGCACAGGACAGCACTGCACGGCGGGTGGCCTGTCGCGCAACGTCACAGATGTCTGCGGCACCACGTGTGtcacgtgctgcgccgtAGACGACTTGGCATTGTCTTTGCTCAGAAGTACGTGTTCCCCGTTgtgcgagcgtgtgcgcgaaAGGCTGCCCACGCAATTGCCGCAACGCGGCCTGGGCGGTGGTAAACCTCCCTCATTGTTCTTTTTCTCCTTCAGCGCTGGTCGCATGATGAGCAGCTCCAAGCGCCGCTATGAAGGACCACTGCATGGATTGCAGCCCGGTGCTGGGTCATGTCCCGCCAAACATCCCACGCATGGCGATCTTATGGACTCGGCAGCAATCGTCTATGCAGGTAACGTCGAGCAGCGCATAGGCGACCGCTCAGGTTGTTTCCTCCAGCCTCCTTGCTCACCCCGATGCTGagagggccgccgccggcgtgccaTGCATACAAGCACACTCGGGTCCAAGCGAAATGCAGAGCGCATATGCCCCCAGAGATGAGCACAACTATGAGGAGACGAGGTGCTGCCCTGGCCACACGTCTGCGTAACGGGTGGATGCGGCCAGCCGGGTGCGCCAGCAATCGGTGAGCCTCACATTCTCTTCATCCTTTCacatcctctctctctactcAGTTGCGCGGCGATATACGCTTGTAAGTTTAGGTGTGTCGTCATACAGAGAAGGCCAGTAGCTCGAGAGCAACCAAAGGCATATAAGCGCTGAGCGTGAAGGCGGCGTATGTGCACCACCGGCAGACCCTCATGCGAGAGGCTCGTTCGGGCTGAAGTCAGTCATGATTTCCAATGGACCAAAGAAGCAAAACGATAGAGGCGTAAACTATACGCATCGGTGAATGGCAAGAAACGCCTCCAATCACCGTGCAagcgcatgtgcgcatggCGGAAAGGAGGTGACACGTGATGGTAAAggctctcctctctcctctctcttgccgACACTTGTGTGCTGCCCTcgctctcgtgtgtgtgtgtgtgtgtgtgctgcgtcgTGTTGTGAATTGAGGTGTCTTAATGGCCTCCATTCCTTTTCTAGGGATTCACAAAGCTTTTCACCGCCACACGGGGATACCTtagcgcacacacgcatgcaacGCCCCTGCACGTGCTGCAACTTTAGATGCGTGTCTCTCTACTCTGTTTCGTGCATGTcctccccactcccctcTGCTTTTCTCTCCTGTCTTTCGCACAGCCGCCCCGTCACGATCCTGCTCATCTCAGCTCCTTGTGGCCTTCCTCTTTCCCCGCGCTCTgcccatcaccaccaccaccaccagacACTGTATACAGTCAAACATCCGAACAGGTGATATTGTTTGTAAGCATGAGTTAGCAGCGCTCGCGGTACCTGTATCTACGCACGTCTCCCACCCCCGTTCCCTGGTCaacttctctctccctctctgctttCTATTTTCCCTTGCTTATTATCTTCGCTTTcttgggggagggagagggtgaggTCGCTGGTGGTGTGCGTTTTGTCTGGTCGCCTCCGTCCTCCAGCCcacctccttttccttcgctCCACGCGCCATCATTGGTCACTCATCATGATGCAGGACACTGCTTCACCCTTTCCCCACCACCGTACGCCGGCGACGTACCAGGCCGGCTTGCATTATCAGGCCAACGGACGCGaaagcgcggcgccgctgcttaCCTCGTCGGCTGGAAATGCTGCCAACGGTAAGCGGCTCAGTCACTGGGGCCGCAACGTTTTGCGTGGCTTTTACCATGTCAAATGGCATCAGCGCACGCAGTGTGCCGTTGTAGCGTGCTTGCTGTGGTTCTTCACCCTTTTTGTGCTCCTGCACACTTTTCTTCAGGTGTCGGGTCTGACGCAGTCGATTTATGCGGTTTTCTCGAGGCCGACTTCCGGGCTGCAAACACTCCTGGAGGACGAGCTCGTTATACCTAGCCCTGTTGTGCCACCGAATGGAGCATTTTGTGGTCTGTGTACAGAGGGCCTCGTTGTCTTCCGTCCAGCTAGTGCCGCCACATCCCTGGCTACGACGCCTGCCCAGACCGAGATGGTAGTGTGCGTGGAAACGATGGAGGAAGCCTGGTTGTCAGCGAGCGAGTCGGAGCCTCTAAGCACTGTACGAGACTGTGTAGCAAGGCTCTATAACCTGGGTCTCCTGCAGCCTCCTCGTACTACCATAACCGCGGTGAATGACAcgtgtgcagcagtgcgcgtGACAGTGCAGGTGCTCTCAGGCGAGTCAGAAGAGGCAGATCGGAACaagtgcagcagcgggttcgtggcggagctgcagatTTCATCGACAGAACGGGAGAAGGTGGAGGTGCACACTCAGCGGTTCCCGTCGTGGCCGCTCTGCCCTGTCGCCTCACCGGAGGCTATTGATGCTAAGGATGGACACCGAGGTGGCAGTGACGGTAATCATTACATCGTGCCCGCGTACTTTGCGACAGCAGCTGTTCgagacacagacgcagacTGCGATGTCCCACCGCCGTGGAGAATTGACACTATCGAGGACCTTGATGAGGTGGTACTGCGTTTCGCCGGGGACGCGGCTCAGACCACAGAGacatcgccgctgctggcgagtGACCTGCGCTGCCCGACCTACTTCCTCACGGTACACCTTGGCCGCTTTGGCCGCCATCACAATCAGCTGCAGGAGATCTTGAACGGCATCTCGCTGGCCAGGAGATCGAACCGCACGTTTATTTTGCCACCCTTTGTGCCGGCGCTGTACATGTCGTACTTGAGGCTAAATCCAGAGCTTCTGTACGGATGGAATGCGCTACGCAGAAACGGCCACTACTGTGTTCTGTCGTACGCCGAGGCGCGGCCAATACTGCGGCGTCTGCGTGAGCGCGATGGGGTAGTGAGTATGGAACGGGTCAGTTTTGCAGCCACTGCCGACCTGCACGTGCTGTTCAACACCACAGAAGAGCACGACAGTTATGCTTGGGGATCCATGCCTCGCGTGCCGGACACGGATGGCGCGTTTGTGTACGATGCAGATGAATGGTTCTCGATGGGGGTGCGGCGAAGGGAGGAGATGACAGCGCACACCGCAAGCAATACCTCATCAGTGCCATCGCCGCTAACGTTCCACGAGGCAAGGCCGCCTAGCGCGGAGGAGTGTAGCGGCTTCGCCGGCCCCGCTCCGAACAAGAGCCCAACGCAGTGGGAAAGGATTCGCAGGTGCACCACTGCGTTTCTGCGCACCTACGGCGATGGTGACGGGAGACGCGAGTCGTCGTTAGCCTCACGGCGACAGCCACGCATTGTGGTGATTTCGAGCGTCACAGCGTTTCATCTGCGGCCGACGCTGACGGAAATGACCAGGCTGCTTGGCCTCCTGCGGCCGTCACCGACACTCACGGTGGAGATTGGCCGGTACTACCGACTCTATGCGACGCAGCTCCAGTGGCCAGCCAACACCGATCCGAAGCGCTCTTTTTTAAACGTGCTGCAGCCATTTCGTTACAAGAGCACCATTGGTGTGCACGTACGCCGTCGCGAGTTTACGTGTCGCGAGGAGGCCGAGCACCCCAGCGCCACCATCATCGCTATGTCGGAGGCGCGCTACCAGTTTGACGGCACAGGTAAAAACGatagcgccgctgctggtcgcCCCATCACCACCGTAGCGCGACTGGCGAGCGACTGCGGATGGAATTCGCAGTCGCTACTGCACATCTACGACACCTATGCGAGCTGGATGCGATCGCGACAGGCGCAGGGGCTGAGGCGGTCGCGTTGCTTCGCGCATGTGCAGACTTCAAACAAACAGGTGCTGCGGAGCTACGTCGCCTTTGACGAGCAAGTCGGCCCCATTGGCTCTCAGCTGCAagctgcactgcagcagcgctacaACCCACTaaagaagaagcgcgccGCCAATGGATATCCACCCATCTATGCCGCATTCTACGACCACCGGCCCCGCAAAGACCTTTTCCAGACTTACCAAGAAATCCCGGCAAGATGGGAGCATTCATCCGCAGACACGCAACGCGCCGACGGGGAAGCCGTCTtcgacgtcgctgctgtaCCGCGGACAACGGACAGTCTTGTTGAGATGTTGTACCCCATcgcggagcaggaggcgctggcccTGGGGATCGACTTCTTTGTGCTCGGTAACACAGGCGTGTTCCGCGGCAATATTATTTCGTCCGTGTCGATCAACGTGTGCTTGCGCCGCTTGGGCAGAGGGCTGCCGTGTCACGGCGTCCTCGCTGGGTACTACGAAATGCTGTACAAGGGTTACATGTGAGCTTCTCGACCCAGCCTCAAGCCCTCACCTCCCCGTCACCCCACTCCCACCCCTCCACTTACGGCGACTGGTTGGGACCGCATTCCACCATCCCCACTGGGCGGCATCGGCCCCTCTTTGAAGATACCGTTGGTGCAAGAatttttcgttttctctccccttcccaccGCCACCCGTGAGCACTTTCTTATTTGAAGCCCTGCCTACTGAATCCCCTCCtggacacacgcgcagcgctCTGTTGTGCATGTCGTGCGCCCGCTGCAGGCAACTAGCTGCTCTGGCAGCtatttgttttttttttctgccttCTCTTGGTTCTCGTGACAGAGCGACTTAGCCCATTTTGGCTTTTTATTCTGCTCTCGTGCCCTCGTGCTTCCTTTCCACTCGTACTGCTGGCATCGATCATGTGTTAATGCTTTATTTCATGCTACcgtttgtgtctgtgtaccGCCGCATATACGTaggtggcgcgcgtgcgcaagTGTGTTCAAGGAGAGCAACAAAGAAGGAGACAGGGAGACAACGAGCTCACAGCTTAAAACGCCTCAGCTGACAAGAGCACAGCGCGCTCTGTCGTTCTTGATGAGTATGTACCGCCAAGCCGAtaagaagagggaaaaggctCTATGTTGATGTCCTTTCGGCCACGGGACCTTCAGTGCGGCGGATGCACGACAGGCGGTCTCTCGAGCGAATGCAAGTCCAGCCATGTGGTATgagcacagagacacacacacatactcaTGCATGtcccctccccgtcctccccactccctctccaccaTCCTGGACATGACTTCTCacctctccccctcatccACACACATTTTTCCGCTCACCTCGCCGAGCTGCCGAGGGCATCTGCACCCATTGAGCATGTGCATGTCCATGTGTACGTGCTCCTACTACTGCTCTCAGAGCAGAAACGTTTCCCGTCTACGTGAAGTGGTGCGTCACGCATGACGCATTGGACTGTTTgtagcgtgtgtgtgcgcgcgcgtgtgagcgtgtgtacgtgtgtttCTTCCTTCATTTTCTTCGCCAGTTTTGCGGGGCCTTTTTGACCCCATCGGCACTCCCCCCActatcaccaccacccaccccctcggCAACACCTGAGCTGAAGCATCACTGTGCaaccttttttgtttttgtttgttttttcATCTTCGTTGACCTCTCACCGTCCTTCCGACTTCCcagcccgcccgcccccccccaccatcAGCATCGCATTCTTCCTCGCCTTCCACTCGATCGGCTTCTTTGGCTAGTTGGTTGGTGGTATTTCCTCGTCGATAGATCAcactctttttctcttcctcacACGTCTCCGTCGGAACTGTGGATCATGAGGCGCTATCAACATCTTCGTGATGTGCATCCGAGGCCCTACAGTAATGGCCGTGAGAGAGGGCATGAGGTGGGCCTAGCGAGAAGGTGCCAGCGCGATGGAGAGCACCTGTgtagcggcagcgcacgaaATAGCTGTAGGAGTAGCGGCGGTAGCGAGGATGAAGTAGGAAGGTGGTGTGGCGCTGCGATGGTCGCGACCGCCCCTACACCCCGTCGCACCTTGAGCACCTCGAAGAGAGCTGAAAATCCTCGTGGGGCCACCGGTACTGTTCTCTCACCCCATGTGAGTTTCTCCCCGATCTCCTTCCATTCTGCGCAGGCCTCCGCGATTACATATGGAGCGGCAGAGACGACCAAGGCAACTGTGTCGTCTGCCTCGGCGCCTAAAGCCTTCTACGACGGGCCCTCCTTGCGCGACAGCATCCCGGCGCTGTTGGCGCGGCTTGCCAACCCGGTaacgctgtcgccgtcgcgtgcCCCCGAGAGCACGCGCTTGTTCGAGCCGGCAGCGAAAGAAGACACGTTGCAGCGAGACGCCTCATCCCTGTCGGCGCACCCGATAGTTGCACCACGGTGGAGTGGCTCCAAGCATTCCGGCGTGTCGGGTGGTGCCGTTTCCACTACCGGGCAAAGGAAAGCGATGAATGCCGAGGCATCAAATCGCTCCTCGGGGTCGTCGTCGGATGAATTCCCACAGGGCACCACACCCCCGGAGCGGGCTCAAGGGGGTCGCTACGAAGTGCGACAACCGAACGCGAAGGGAAAGATGAATCGGGGCATGATTGCCCGCGCCGAGGTACAGAGCGCTTACCCAGATGCGCTGCCGTCAGCGGCGACCGTGTTTTCGGAAagcacgcagcagcgtcgcgtgGTAATGCCCCCGACGAGGTACGTAGTAGTGCAGcggcccgccgccgcccacaTCTTACCGCATGCATCAGAGGCTTCAACACGGATGGATGCGACCACTGTAGCTCCCGAATCAGCAGCTCGGCATTCGGTTGAGTTGACGTCACGCTGTTGCTCTGCTACCTCGTCCCACGGCAACGCAGAGGAGACTTGTGATGTGTGCAGCGCCAGTGTAGCCAGTAGCAACATCAGTTTAAGTCGCCCTGCGAGTCGACGACCGCGCGCCTCGCCTCTCCGAAGGAGGCCAAGCCGCTCCGGTAGTGCCGAAGCTGTCGCTGGGCGGAAACGTGCGATCGGACCCATAGCCGCTCCAGTCGCCGCCACACGCGAGTCCCTTCTTGAAGCCAGCAAGGAGGCCCCGAGCGCTGTGTCTgagcagccaccgccgccgcgaatCATGCCATCGCCCTCGATGAACTCGACAAGCGACGTCACCCAGCACCGCGCATCACCGTCCCGAATGCAGGGCCTCTTCGACTTCGTCCtaagcagcagcagtaacagcggcgccggagtCGAGTACAACTCACTTA contains:
- a CDS encoding putative splicing factor ptsr1 interacting protein, translating into MDVIPPEYDPVTRERVYRQEWLEYFHYIGFEAAIRDYPAEYRALFPRGHHKPPAMPPPLPVGGTKSQKASTSATAANMFIADDDDKEVGKGSETEDDWSSLISSSSSSAASTPRDAPREDARAENVERTARDERSSRRQTSSRHDDRHHSSRRHRDRDSDERRRRHHSDEEERRHRHRHHSSRGSDYHHSTSSGTSRRRRRSGDRDNREDRRSSRVYSSEESSRRYRRETTSGSSRTHAYEDRREDALRRRDNAYRR
- the SCAL gene encoding phosphoglycan beta 1,2 arabinosyltransferase,(SCA like), whose product is MQDTASPFPHHRTPATYQAGLHYQANGRESAAPLLTSSAGNAANGKRLSHWGRNVLRGFYHVKWHQRTQCAVVACLLWFFTLFVLLHTFLQVSGLTQSIYAVFSRPTSGLQTLLEDELVIPSPVVPPNGAFCGLCTEGLVVFRPASAATSLATTPAQTEMVVCVETMEEAWLSASESEPLSTVRDCVARLYNLGLLQPPRTTITAVNDTCAAVRVTVQVLSGESEEADRNKCSSGFVAELQISSTEREKVEVHTQRFPSWPLCPVASPEAIDAKDGHRGGSDGNHYIVPAYFATAAVRDTDADCDVPPPWRIDTIEDLDEVVLRFAGDAAQTTETSPLLASDLRCPTYFLTVHLGRFGRHHNQLQEILNGISLARRSNRTFILPPFVPALYMSYLRLNPELLYGWNALRRNGHYCVLSYAEARPILRRLRERDGVVSMERVSFAATADLHVLFNTTEEHDSYAWGSMPRVPDTDGAFVYDADEWFSMGVRRREEMTAHTASNTSSVPSPLTFHEARPPSAEECSGFAGPAPNKSPTQWERIRRCTTAFLRTYGDGDGRRESSLASRRQPRIVVISSVTAFHLRPTLTEMTRLLGLLRPSPTLTVEIGRYYRLYATQLQWPANTDPKRSFLNVLQPFRYKSTIGVHVRRREFTCREEAEHPSATIIAMSEARYQFDGTGKNDSAAAGRPITTVARLASDCGWNSQSLLHIYDTYASWMRSRQAQGLRRSRCFAHVQTSNKQVLRSYVAFDEQVGPIGSQLQAALQQRYNPLKKKRAANGYPPIYAAFYDHRPRKDLFQTYQEIPARWEHSSADTQRADGEAVFDVAAVPRTTDSLVEMLYPIAEQEALALGIDFFVLGNTGVFRGNIISSVSINVCLRRLGRGLPCHGVLAGYYEMLYKGYM